In the genome of Malania oleifera isolate guangnan ecotype guangnan chromosome 5, ASM2987363v1, whole genome shotgun sequence, the window gtttttaattttcatatccaCCTTCTTAGCGGGTCGGGTTGGTTTTATCTGGCGGATATCTTCCAAACCGCTTAAAAATCCATAACTAATTAACCCATAAAAGCTCAAGCCCAACATCCCAAGTATGGAAATAGGAAACCCCAGTGCGGCAGTGCCCACTGTCCACATGGCCCACGCTCGCCAAATTTGACACGCATGGCACGGACAAGCCCACACACCACACGGCCACAAGCAGCCCCCCTCTCAAATCTTGACCTGATTCCTATTAGGGTTTCATTTACATCCTGACCTTGAAAGTTTCATCCTTTCTAGCTGCGCAGCCACATCCCACGGCCACGACGTCGAGTGGACGGCGATTCCCATTACCATCGCTGACTACCACCCACAGCCATAACCACGACTCACGAGCCACCATTCCCTCACGGCCTCGCCCAGTCTTCCTTTGCTGGATTTATTTAATGAGGTGGAGTTGTCTTTGCATTGATCAAGAtcactcaatttttattttcattaagaaCTCGTtttattgattcatatcatgttttATCAGGTGGAATTCCAGAGAACCTGTGGACAGATGATAGATTTGATCACCATGCTTGAAGGAGAGAAGGATCTTTCAAAGTACTCACTGCCTATGTAAGGTTCACAAGGGGGGTAGAATAGTTGTGATTCCTTATCTCATTTAACTTCTAGCAAAATTCATGTtcacattttgttttaatataGCAGATGGTTTTATAATGGTTTTATTTATATGCAGCCATCGTCGCATCGTTCAGTACAAAACCGCTTATTACTCATTTTACCTTCCGGtaagtaaaatttttattttaataaagtttTAGGACAAGTTTCATACTCTTCATAGTTGTGCATACAGTTCTTAAAACCGAATCTTCTTTTTTATTGAAAACTAATGCGGATGATCATGTTTCCTAAGTAGGAAaaaatagttaattttttttttttaaaagtaattcAAATTATACAAGTGTTTGAAAATCCAAACAAACACCTTGACTTACTCATTATGTTAATATTCTATTCATGATGGGAGGGTCCCTTGCCCGATACTGCAATGCACCCTGATTCTGTATTAAGACCACTCTTCATTTCTCTTCCCCCTTTTTCCTGAGAAGTGTTTGTGCAAATTCGTGCTTAGTGAATCCATGCCTCCTCTGTAAGTATTAACTGCCACCTCGCTACACACGCAGGTTGCATGTGCTTTGCTTATGTTTGGTGAGAATTTGGACGATCATGTAGAGGTTAAGAATATTCTTGTTGAAATGGgaatctacttccaagtacaggtAATTTTATGTGCATATGGAATCGCCAATGCTCTACTTTATTGTCAACATATCACAGAAAAGAACTGAAAACTAAAAAACATTGCATTTGTCATTACTCATTTGCAATTCCAATCAAATGGATTGCATACATATGGTTATGTTCTGATGATTTTTCGCTTACCTGTTAATATATGTCTAACATATTGTAGGATGATTATATGGATTGTTTTGGTGATCCTGAAGTGATTGGTAAAGTAAGTTCAAGGAATTCACTTGTCTGGTTGTTGTCAATACATATTTATTAGCATCTCAAATAGAAATTTTAGATATCTTAAAGTGATTTCTAATATCATTTTTGAATGTCAGATTGGGATAGATATTGAAGATTTTAAGTGCTCTTGGTTGGTTGTAAAAGCACTGGAACGCTGTAATGAGGAGCAAAAGAAATTATTACGTGTAAGCAAAGATCTCTTTATTCTCCCTCCACTTATTTCTCTTGTATGAAGCATCACTTCCAATTGCCATTTTGATTACTAGGAGAACTATGGCAAAGCCAATCAAGCCAATGTTGCAAAAGTGAAGGAACTTTATAAAGAGCTTGATATTGAGGTTATTTCTCTGACATTCTCTTCTGCTTTCCATTTTCAAGGATCTATGACAACCAAAGTTCTTGGAAACAATGTTCTTTGCAACATTGTTTAATTGTTTCTGTCTACTGTTCTAGGGTGCGTTTTTGGAATATGAGAGCAGTAGCTATAAGAAGCTAACCAGCGCGATTGAAGCTCAGCCAAGTAAAGCAGTAGAAGTTGTGCTGAAATCATTTTTAGGGAAGATATACAAGCGGTAGAAGTAGAAACGCCAAAAACTGAAGAGGGCTGGATTAAGTTGGAATGATTCTGCTAATTATGTGTACATGCTCTCTTTAGGAATAAAGAGTATCTATATTTTATTTAGAACGTTTAGTTTCTGGTGGTCTTGCTCTAGCTTCCaagttttccaaattttctatatGTCCGCTAATTATGCATACACTCTTAAATTGATTGCCTTAGTTTCAATCTGAGATGCTTCTCTTGGTGCTTGATTATCTATTCCTTGCTGAAGGGGCTTGCTAATTGCATCTTGGATTAAATCAGTGAGATCTTATTTGAAGgatggattgagattttttttagtttgttgattgttttattttgggagattcacacgatttgacaatagttgtatttaaagaaactcacatgttgtaagaacaattataatgtttagattttagactcacacgagtcacacagtttgagtttttattttgagttggattgagattaatttattatgttttattgcttacaattttacttgcatgaattaggagttgttaattagtataaatgattgaatgattgatatagttactaaaaaagttaatacacaaactaattgtaagttatcgtatacaatttaaattattatgacaaaaaataaattattaataaaattatatttgagaatggcagattatccgcccatccgccatgaattatctgacccgaaaccgcctaatccgccacttaaacgagtcgaatatggtttatgattttttcacccaataatccgccttatccgtcacggataaaccgacccgatccgctttgccaggtctagtTATAGGGCAttcaggtcttttcaaagatcgatctacTGTCCGAGTATCactagctgaaggtgaaagcagaggatgtatcgaaaACTACTTTCTGAACCCGGTATAaccattacgagtttttggttatgtcgtttggtttgatgaatgcacCTACAATGttcatggacttaatgaacagggtgttccacgagtacctGGATAAAttcatggtggtgttcatcgacgacatctTGGTGTATTTGAAGAGTCCAGCAGAGCATGATGCTCATCTTAGAGTAGTCCTTCAGGTACTAAAAGAGAAGGAActatatgctaaattcaagaaatgtaaaTTTTGGCTTGAGCAGGTtacatttctagggcatgtggtGTCCAAGAAGGGGATTTCAGTCAACCCAGGTAAAGTTGAGGCAGTAGTTGactgggcgagaccaaagaacgtgcatgaggttcgtagtttcttgggtttggctaGGTATTGTCGCCGGTTCATCGAGGGCTTTTCTAAGTTGTCGGGCCCTTTGATGCCGCTTACTAGGAAGGGTAGCAGGTTTGCATGGACTGGAGACTATGAGGAGAGTTTCCAAGACTTGAAGCTGTGCTTGATCACgactccagtgttgaccattccatcatgGGATGGTGGCttcgtgatctacagtgatgtgtccttaaaGGGACTAGGTTGTGTTTTGATACAACAGGGTAAAGTAGTTGCCTACCCTTCTTGTCAGcctaaggagtatgagaagaatgacCCTTTGCATGATTTGGagctggcagcagttgtgtttgctcTAAAGATCTAGTGGTACTATCTATATGGTGagaagtgtgagatctttaccaATTATAAGAGtctgaaatacttcttcacccagaaggagttgaatataaggcaacgCAAGTGGCTCGAATTGATCAAAGACTACaattgtaccattagctatcaccccggaaaagctaatgtggtagctgatgcgctgagTCGGAAGTTAGTGGAGGCATCGGTTTCAGTAGTTGTGGGGTAGCATTAGATCCATatggatctagagagattgaGGGTAGAGTTGGTGGACAGGGATCCCCAGGCCTTTGTTGTCGGGTTAGTGGTTCAGCCGACCTTATGAGAATGAATCAAAACTGCTCAGTTGAACGACGCGTAGTTGGTAAAGATTGTGGAGAAACTGCAAAGCAAATCGcatttgttgattaaggtgtaatcctaagaggggggtgaattgggtattttagaaaatttttgaaacctatttacaatcaatccctatttctatgtttaactaattaatggtagGGACTTATGTTTGAATTAAAGTTATTTAATCAATGAATtgctttttacccaattaagtgcgtgtaaagttattcaacatacacaagcaagctagaaattgaaatacgatgcggaaaataaaaaggacaagagaagagagaatgcaaccgctattttacgaggttcagccaactcaacctacgtccttgccttgagcaacccactcaaggattccactaaaatccctgctccttaaattgggatggagcttcccttacaatccgctgcttacaagaggtacaaatccctcctactccgctgcttacaataggcacaacttcctcctaatccgctgcttacaagaggtacaacttccccTTCACACCCGATTCataacctgaaccgtgattacaatttaggctcaaatctgtaaacactcaatgttgcttctaacaaaaggtggtgagtacaattcaaattcctaatacattaaaaTATGATGTAACTT includes:
- the LOC131155958 gene encoding farnesyl pyrophosphate synthase 2-like; the encoded protein is MTPGDAENADNVVTCTIYSLSYNVVVLFYSGATHFFISREFVKQCGVEAQPLEVELGVDTPSGLVVVCSRVVKDYLIEIQGRRLLANLIVFDMHGFDVILEMDSLESSFMRQLLLGGCQGYLASVKESPKEGLKLEDISVIKEFSDVFLEDLLGLLPDREVDFAIKLAPRTAPISKALYRMASAELKELKEQFLPLLDLFNEVEFQRTCGQMIDLITMLEGEKDLSKYSLPIHRRIVQYKTAYYSFYLPVACALLMFGENLDDHVEVKNILVEMGIYFQVQDDYMDCFGDPEVIGKIGIDIEDFKCSWLVVKALERCNEEQKKLLRENYGKANQANVAKVKELYKELDIEGAFLEYESSSYKKLTSAIEAQPSKAVEVVLKSFLGKIYKR